Genomic DNA from Betta splendens chromosome 10, fBetSpl5.4, whole genome shotgun sequence:
GTCCAATTACTTTTGGGCCTGACTGTATCTGCCTGATGGAAGATGTCAGCTGGGGAATGATCTGGCATTAATACAGTGTCCTGCAGTGCTGGTTTAGTTTATTTAGTGCGTTTTGTCCTGTTGTGTACCGACCAGTCGCCTCCATCTGTGGGCTTTACTCTACAGTGTCCCATGAGGTGGCCTGATGAGGCGTTCAGGAACAGTACAGAATGTGGGCCATGCATCACAGGAGCGTTCTAACACCTAAACAACTGATAATAATGTAACCAGTAGCTGCACAGGATGCACAGAGGAGCGTATGGCGTCGCGTTCTTCTCAGGCTTCTGGGTGTCCAGATGGTTTACACTTAATGTCTCCTTCTCGTGCACGGCTGCTTCAGTGCTTCTATCCTTCCACACAGTGGGGTCCTGGACCCACCACTATAGTGTCTGTGATATTTCAAAGCAGTTGGCCGCGCTCACAGCACCTGCCACTGACTGGACGCGTTGATCCAGCGCTCCTCCATGTGTCGGTGGGAACCATGAGCCGTTCCCGTTTTCCCTCATGCTTCTGACTGTGGGGGATCAGAGCTCTGCAGGTGAGGGAGCTCCAGTGAGCGATGACTGACGCGGACGGAGGATATCGACGTCTCCAGCCAATAACGGCATCTTGAAGCGATACAGAATCCTATACATGCCCTCTGTGGTACAGTAGATAACAGGGGAGCGTGTTGTCGTATCTGTTGTGTTGCAGCCGTCGGCTCCTTGTCAACCTCAGGTTCCTGCATATTCGTTAAAAGCtctacatttacagtacagcgGTAACGCTCCAGATCTAAGCAGCTTCACTTCAGGGTCTGATCATGTGTTTTCTGTGACCTGCGACACATGTTCTGTGTCACTAACTCCACTTCTGGCCCTCAACAACCTAAAGTTGAAGCTCAATTATTCAAGAGTTGCTGTTTCTTGGCAGCGTGCACGGCCTCCCGgtctgtttctctctggatgGCTTCTATTGTCTGACTGATTTCCCCAGGCACAGAATCCTGGCTGCAGGACTGAGGCCCATCAAACAGAATTAAGAGGAGACAATAACTGTGAGCTTGTGAGTGTGCAAGAGAGAGACGGCGGATGTGTGCGGACTTGTGCAAGAGTGCATTTACATAgttgtgtagtgtgtgtgtgtgtgtgtgcttgaagTGAAGCCAAAGCTTCCACAACAAGTGGAGGTCTCCCCTCCTGGCTCCGTGCACCGCAGCAGGCCTGCAGAGGCCGTGCCTCCGGCTGGCGGCCAGTTTAAAGCGAGGCCAAACACTCCAGCGCTGCAGGCGCGCCAACAGGGGCTCTTTGTGGTGCCAGAGCCAGTGTGCGAGTGTGTAAACGTGTCGCTCTGTGTATCGGCCACTGACACAGTTGTTCAGCTCATGATTGACTGCATGTTAATCTTCACTCGTGGTCGTTTCCAGGGGATTTGTGTTTTAGGCgtgaattttctcattttaGTGGCTCAGAATCTGCGTGTGGATCCATTACTGTTCTGTCACTGACCCAAGATGCTTTAGCTTGGAGTTGGACGGAACCTTCAGAGCCTGATTAAAACTGAAACACtgttgttttcagtcacagtgttgtGCTTTCTGTTTTCCACTGTGGGATTCACACACTTAATTAATGGGACATCATTTAATCTCTTTCTTGGTTCTGCCCATAAAGTGTCCAAAGGCTTTTCCAAATGCTGCCTGTTCTTTCACAGACGTTTCATGATGAAGACGATCATGGAAACATGCATTGAACTACTTACGCTAGTAGACATTAACCACAGAACCGTACAGAACCGTACAGAACCGTACAGAACCCGCTTTCCTCAGACTGACGCCTTTTCTCTGTTGGAGCGTGACATTCAGTGAAACCCACTGTTTACTTCATCAGTGTAAAAGTCCAGTGTGGTGTAAAACGAAGCTCACTAATGATGATAAACTATTAGAcatgttctgttctgcttctgGCTCGACCCAAATCACTGACACTGAGGTTTGTTCTGTCAGAAGTTATTCAGAAAGTGTCCACCAGCGGCTTCAGAATGTTGGAGGCATTCAGCTGATCCTCTTAACTCGAGCAAGCTTCCATTCAGCAGCTTTGCAACAAGCTCTGTGACCTCAGAACAAAGAGAACACTGGAAATAAATATGTCTGGAAAACAACGTCTGGgttttttctgttcttttcatCTGTTCTACAGACATTGAGCAGTTTGTCGTGAGCAGGGTTCCGATCCAATCAGGCAGCGCTGCTGGTTTGTGTGGCTGCTTCTCGGTTCTAGGACGTGATTGATAAAAGCAGAGCGGCTGCTTTGTGGAGGTGTCGCTGGTGGAGATGTGAATAGATTTGTCAGCGGGTTTGTGGGAAGCAGTAGCTGCTGGACTGGTTTCAGTGGGAGGGTGAACCGTGTCTCATGCTGAATCACTACGGAATCACGAAAAGCCCATTAGAGTGGGAAGAGATCCATGAATCAGACGCTAGATTTACTCTAATCTGACGCTCCGTCTTTTGGGACAATGAATATCATTTCAACATAGTGATGCTTGAACTGGACTCTGTGGGAGTGTTGGGATGTGTGGATTTACTGGCCTACAAGTCAAATTACTCCAGCATTAATTTGTCATAGTTCCTTTTAAGATGTTCAACATCTGTTGTTTTCTGGCTGTGATAAAATGTCATCATCAAATCATGGAGGAGGTTCTGTTGAAATTGTGTCCAGTCAATTAATGTAAAAAAGAAAGCAGAAGTGAAGCCAGGCCAATAAATGCAGTGACGGGGCTTTGGTTCATATTTGTTTCCTTTCTGTTCCTGTTGCCGTTCATTCACCGTTTCAGGATCTGCATTCAACGAGGAGATGAAACTAGATCCTGAAGCGTTCACCTGCTTTTATGCTGAGCTTCTGTTTCTGACAAACAGTGTAAATATTGTGATGAAGGTCCTCAGGTGACAAACAGCTAAAGTTGTTACCTCTTTCACCACACAGCAGATACACCACGCTGGTGATGTTGATGGGTTCATTAGACTGCTGATGGAGACGAAGGCTTGATGGTCCCTGGTTGGAGCtttagcatcatcatcatcactgtgcCTCCAGAGAAACAACGCAGCTGTGCGACGTCAGGAAGGAAAGATCAGCTGTTTGAAAGTCACCCATGTCTCgttcatcagttcatcagtGTCTCACAGCGACTAACGGGCTGATTTACAGGTCTGCTGTGTGGAGGGGGTCAAACCGTGGCCCGGCTTCACCTGGAGACTCAGACTCCTAATGTAACAGCACGATGACTCACTGCTGCtcggctctgcctcctcctcctcctcctcctcctccgaggaaGCGGTGACACGTCCTAAAGGTTTCATTCTAGTGCTGAGGATGAAACGGTGTGGGTTCTAGTGTGACATACTGCTCTGTTCTCCTCAGCTATTTCGaatttgtatttgaaatgtAGTCTTGTTTGCTCTTCTGAAGGTGAAATTTGTTGTTCAGTTTGTTTCTGGTCCCAACAAGCGTCTCCCCCTCCGTGATAAAGGGCTTTGCTTCAGAGCAGGTGCTGGGTTTCCATTGCTATTGGATGATCTCTGTTGTAGGAAATGATGTAAGgatgtggttttgttttgactCTGAACTGAAAcatgtaaatgtcaaatctgAGGCTACGGcttgaaaatgaaacaaaaacaagacagcagcgctgacctttgacctacgGGTCAGACAGAAATGCCTGCCGGTCCAACGGGCAGAGGACCCACATCCCACCTTCCAGACGCGATGAAGCGTCTCATTAAGGCGATGCTGCCGCATCGGCTGTTTCCTTAACCTGCTCTTCCCTCTCCTCGCAGGCTCCATGAGAGGCTCTTCATGATGAGAAGCTAACGCGCCGGCCGCACCACTGCAGTAAGACACGTGGCAGCTGCACCATCCACAGTCGACGCATGGCGGTACTAGGGGTAAGAGCTCAGGGCCACGGGTCGGTACATCTGTGTTGGGCTGGTGACTTCCTGATTCATAGCTCAGCGTCCAGACGCCGCCTCAGTCTGTTGAGAGGAGCCGGAAACCTCCATGTGATGGATGCTCTCTGTCTCAGGCTCTCGTTGGCTCCTTATCTGAGCCGTAGCCAGGTGTCATTCTGCTGCCGTTGTAACGGTTCATTCCAGAGCAGGTCCGGTAGAAAATAATACCTTGAATGAAGCCAATATATGTTCTGCCGCACGGATGCCTTTTAATGTAAAGGTaaatgaaggagaagctggaggacgagACGCCTCCTCAGGGCGATGTCTGGAGCCGATACTAAACGGATCATTCCTTCTAATTGCTCTGAAATCGACTCAAACGTGAATAAAACTGGACTCTGCTCGTCTACGTTGTCCTGCAGTTACAGAGCAGCGTCATCAGAAGCCCAAGTCGCATGATGAGTCGGCTTCTATCCCTGTTATTGGTTGTGAGAATGTTAGAGACTGTTGTGCGTTTGCAATGAAGGAATTGAACTTAAAAGCCTAAATACTACAGAACCCCTTTGATGTGAGTAAAAGCCGCCAGGTTTGTGGCTCAGTCAGCGTCCAATGACATCGCAGGTGCTGAAGCCTCGAGTTGTCGCTTTAGAACGCTGTCAGAACTTACAACAACCTGAACTTAAAGTCCTTCCTGGATAATATGGATCGCCAAGCGGCCTCCTGGGGAACCTCCCAGTCCCCTTGACTCCATTGATGTTCCTCATGAGAAACCAGAACTAGTCACAAGTTACTCAACACATTTGAGCGTCTGTCAAGCGCATCTCCGCCTTCGGCAGCGTCCGCGTCGcacagacaccagcagcaggacgtgACTGCCACCTGTCTGAGCAGAGAGCatgtctcagctgcagcagcttccttcaCACTGTCAGGAGAGGAGGCTGTGCAGGTCTCaaacgcacgtgcacgcgcacgcgctgGAACTGAAGAGGACGGTGGAGATGAGCACTAATCAGTTTTCCAGTGTCTCTGCGTGTCCTCCATTTGGAGCTTCTGTCAGTGGCTGGAATCAAAGGGTGGTGATGTGTTTGCTCTGAGCCCTGGAGTGACAGTGATGAGTAAATGAATGCTTAAAACCCACAGAGTAGCTgataattatttcatattttgtaTTTGCATTAATCGACTGTGAAATATTTACTGGTTTTGTGCCGTCTCTTCCCCAGAACCCCGACATGCTGACGAGGAAGATAAAGCTGTGTCACATCAACGCCCACATCACATGTCGCCTGTGTGAGGGCTACCTGATCGACGCCACCACCGTCACCGAGTGCTTACACACCTGTAGGTGCCTCTCCCTCGGGCCTTTCAgttatttttgcattttcactTCTGCTCTTCCTGTTCTTGGTTCCTCTTTCCTGCCGCCTCGTTGCCGTCTCTCATCTTGTTCCCGTTTCTTCGGGCTGTGTTGTTGGTTTGAGACGCGCTGGCTGCGTTTGTCTGGATTTGGCTCCGGAGGTTTTAACCTCCAGGATCCGTTCCCAGTCAGCCTGATGATAGATTTATGTACAGCAAATCATTTATAGCCAGATCTGAGTTGAACACGAAGCCACAGACTCTCAGAACCTTCTCTCAGATTCTTGTCACCGTCAGGTTTTAGGGTCATTCATTATCCCTCAGGCAGAGGTGGGAAGATGTCATCTCTCATTCGTACAGCGCTTCATCATTAGCTGGTATTTTCAGGTAATATAGTGTGGCCCTGTGTGCGGCGCAACTCATTATACTGTCTGGTCAGAGCCTCGGCTGTGACACAGAATGAAACTCAAATCCATCGCTGTGAAGCGTCTTTGCTTTTCTGCTTGTTGGAGTTTAGTCCTACACATTAAGGAGACGGACGCACACCAGGAGCCTGGCGTCTCCGGCCACAGCTGTCGCTGCACAGCCTCAAACCTCGCCTGGACTTGTCCTCAAGGGACGTCTCTCCTCCTTAAATGAAGCTGTCCTTTTATTACTCGGTTACGTCGTGTTCCGATCCGCGCTCTGCTAGCCATTAGCAGGCTAGCTGTTGCCGCGTGTAAACAGtggtgtttccatggtaactaAGGCTCCCTCCAGACACAATCAAGGACACGCATCCTCCCGAGCGAAGGCAGAGATCAGAGAGATCTCAGTAAATCCACATCCTCCATCAGCTCATGAAAGCGCACACGGAGGAGCCgacggcagcagctcagaggagctcACGCTTTTCAAACAGAAACAGTTAATGCCAACGATGTTTGTTGTACCTTCAGAGAATTAGATGCTGGTTTTACTGGTGGGGCGTGACCTTGACTTGGCTCAGGCTTTAGCTGCTCACGGAAACGCAAGCAGAGCAAAGAAGATGCTGCGTTTAAAGAAACAATCAACCAGCACTGGTGCATGTTTCCAGCACATTTAACTGGGTGCCACACGTAAACCACCAGACAGGAATCCAACCACAAGACGACGGATGTGgaaaccttgtttttgttgtgattgTCCAGTCCATCCATCGCTTAGTGATAAAAACAAACTACTGACATAATAAACTTCAGACTCTGTGATCATTTGATTTAACTACTGATCAGTTCCACACGGTGAGATGAATCCAGACGGTAATGCAGCGTCtccccagcagagggcgctccTGCACCACAGATGGGCGCTGCTCTGCTACAGAGCTCCTGTGATTCATCTCACTTGGAGAGATAGAGATTCACATCacgcctctgctgcagctgttccgCCATAATAAGAAATGTCAGCTAGGAGTGGATTTGACGGAGGCCTGTGCAGTAGATCTCAGAGCTGCCTCCTAAAATATGTCCTTTATTTTGCACACGAAGGGTTTCATCAGTGAGAAGTCAAAGCATTTATTACTAGAAAACACATCCGTCACTTTATTTACCTCGCTGATGCAGGGCTGTGATTAGATCAGtagattaaaatgaaaaacagcagtTGAAGATGTCAGTGTTAACTTTGGATGATGTGAAGGACAATTCAATTATTAAAATTAAGTCATCCACTCATCCACATCCATTCAAGAGGTGACagcattttttttcacatttcacattttattggtAGATAATATtatcactattattattattattattattattattatctttcaAAGTATGAATCTGTACCACAGACGTAATGTTTCAAAGTCTGATAAATGGTGAAGTAACCGTAGGTCCCTGCTGTGTCTCCAGTCTGTAGAAGCTGCCTGGTGAAGTAtctggaggaaaacaacacGTGCCCCACGTGTAGGATTGTTATTCATCAGAGCCATCCACTGCAGTACATTGGGTGAGTGTGGGACtgctgcgcgcacacacacacacacacacacacacacacacacacacacacacacacacacacacacacacacacactgatcactgcagctgaagcccagTCTTAACCTTTAGCTTTGGTGAGGAACGGATGGGGATGATGGGAGCAGACAGGCAGCACCAGTTGCCTTCCTTTCACTCAGGTGTCCCTCAGTTCTCCATCTTTATCGACAGCTCGCTCCTCTCAAACCTTGgtacaaacacacgcagccacCGTTGACGGCGCTGCTTCCTCCGGGGACGTCAGCTTTGCACGGACAACAGCAGCTGACAGAggagcaaagagctgctgaCGGTTTTGTTTTACCCCCGACCCTCCGTCTGGACCTGCTGACACTGGTCTCAGTGGAAAGTCACTGAATAAAATGTACACTTTTGTGGTTGAGCACGGTTTATGGTGCAGCGGTAGCCGCGGGGAACCACAGGCGTTAGTTGTCGGTCCTGCTGTCGTTATCAGTGGCAGGCTGTCATCCAGCTCAATCTCAGCTCTGTGTGACAGCGTCAGTACACAGAGCGTGATGTGATGCGATTTCCTCATGAGCTttagcaaattaaacaccactTTAAAAACTCCAAAGACTTCATCCTGCTCGTCTGCTGTTTTCCAGGAAATGACTTTATTGACTGCATTAGCATTTGTTTCGCATAATTATTAACAACAAATCTGAGCTGATGGGCGTTTCGCCTGCAAATACACTTGAGGGGATTCCCGACAGATGATCCCATCTGCTGCTCAAGAGGATTAATCAAAGTGGATGTTTGAGACAGAACTTCTCTCAGGCGATCAGACACTTCCTCACTggttttatttcacattcattATTTGGACTTCTAactcatatttcatatttaaacaATGGTGCAGCTCTGAGGATGGTGCTGGTGGTGTAGCTGATGCTGTAGAGGGTTTGACACGGACGCGTTTAGTGCCTACACATTCTGACTTGGCAGAGGATTCTTCGTACATACTTGCTGTGAACTCCAAACTGTGAGAATCCCCCCGCGTCCTGTAGGGGTCAGTGTTTAGCCGCTCTTTGAATCCCACCTCAGCATCATGCAGCGAATACTGGTCCTCGATGACACAAGTCTCCCATTTGACAGAAGAGGAGACACGCAATCCTCATTTTTCTGGGGTTTTTCCacgacacaacaacaaacccgTGAGCCGGATTCATGGCCCTAAATGCGCCGTGCTGATCTGTAACCTGTCGTGCGACGTGCACGTGTCGCCTGCAGCTTagggagcagctgcagtttgcatTTATGGTTCCGTTTTCTGACAGTTATCTCTAGATGTTCTGTTTAAAGGCGTTTTCACAGTGTCAGCAGTGGCGTAACCTCATCCAGCACTTAATTACAGGTTTCTACAGGTTATGATCACAAAGCAATGATTATTCCTCCTCAAGTTGCTGCATTTTGACGTCTGAAGATCCACTAGGACCCATAATTAAATTCCACTAACCTGCTGTAGTAATTAATCCTTTCTCCTTTCAGCCATGACAGAACAATGCAAGACATTGTCTACAAGTTGGTACCAGGACTTCAAGAGGGTAAGTGTCATTTTTCCTTGTTGGAAGAAAGCATAACTTTCACTGAAGGATGGGCTCAGAACACTTAATGAAGTGTGCAGTTCACACATGGCTGAGTTAAAGTGGCGACGGAACCGATGCCCCCTCATGTTCTGCTTCCTCCCCCTCTTGCAGCGGAGATAAAGAAGCAAAGGGACTTCTACCAGAAGCTGGGAATGGAGGTGCCTGGAGACATCAAAGGAGAGCTGTGCAACATGAAGAGTCATCTCGACCAGCGCAACGGTACGGCCTCCACCTGCTTCACGTCCACCGGACGCTGCCCTTTTGCTCTTTTCAACATGACCTTAAGGTGGAAGACGGGAGAAACGTGTCCCAGGCGTTGGGTTGGAGTAGTGTTAGTAGCAGGGGTTTACTAAACGATGGGTCAGCGCCTCTGCAGGAGCAAAATAAGTGGCTCCAAGACTAACACACAGCTTCTCAGTTCACTGGGATGATGAATGTTTATTTCCCATTGTCAGTCTTCACCAggtgctggtgcagcagcactAGACAGATGAGTCATACATTATATGAACACATTCCCTGTCATACAGTTACTCCCTCAATTACCCGTTTATTACATTCACCTCATTATTTGACACGACACAGACGTGAGGCGGGTGGAGGCTGAGCCCCGGGTGCCAACCAGCTGAAGGGCTGTGCCTCAACCATGTCTCCAAAGTCTGGACAAAAGTGGAGACTTGGAAACGGGCTGAATATAAAATCCCAGCTGTTCTGTGCCATGTTTAAATTAGGAAACAAGCACACCTGAACTGCAGACACACTGATACAGGAGATTGTCAGAGCAAACGGGACACATTGTGTTTGCCTTAAGCCACGTGAGGCTGGGCGACCAATCGGACCACAGCACAGTGAATCGGTGTCTTGGCACCGCTCAGCATGATTAACACGGGCTAAGCTGTGCCTGTGGATAAGCAGCCTATTTCTGCAATTTGGTCTAAGCGGCTAAAATTGGGTTCCGGGTGAACTTCACCACACAGATCCGTGATGCGAGAGCTTTGGCCTTCCTCGTTGTGCTATATAAGGAATGCGTCTCCCAACTCGTAATGAGTAACATTAGAAACACGACCATGAGGAACCGCGAGAGTCATtaagcagcagagatgaaggcaATTTAGCCAATCACAACGAGTCCCCGGCCTGATGGCTGCGGGCGGCTTTTCTGGAGC
This window encodes:
- the LOC114864674 gene encoding polycomb group RING finger protein 3 — encoded protein: MAVLGNPDMLTRKIKLCHINAHITCRLCEGYLIDATTVTECLHTFCRSCLVKYLEENNTCPTCRIVIHQSHPLQYIGHDRTMQDIVYKLVPGLQEAEIKKQRDFYQKLGMEVPGDIKGELCNMKSHLDQRNGDTKSEDTANKEAGEEKPEEDNDYHRSDEQVSICLECNSSKLRGLKRKWIRCSAQATVLHLKKFIAKKLNLTSFNELDILCNEEILGKDHTLKFVVVTRWRFKKSPLLLHYRPKMDLL